The following proteins are co-located in the Castanea sativa cultivar Marrone di Chiusa Pesio chromosome 8, ASM4071231v1 genome:
- the LOC142606961 gene encoding ENTH domain-containing protein C794.11c, translating into MSILSKNTSSNTMGTSSFHELKKQASFFFKEKIKTARLALTDVTTAQLMTEEATSGNPWAPDMPTLGSISKAAFELEDYTRIVEILHKRFLKFERKNWRVSYNSLIVIEHLLTQGPESVAGEFRSDKDVISEMESFQYIDEKGFNWGLTVRKKAERILKLLEKGPLLKEERDRARKLTRGIQGFGSFSHQPSSAESVLRESPYFTTFGRSNSQFNSQENQENQFSNSNRGLCKEVQRSQQSHQVVIMLESSNNIENEKSLDSLCNTKVLEKAETQTSFKENTAPDKEELHIWNPTGESNPLLDDKKDESRIEMSMEEDHPFNETQNQTTASLLLKI; encoded by the exons ATGTCTATCTTAAGCAAAAACACTAGCAGCAACACGATGGGCACGTCCTCTTTCCATGAATTGAAAAAGCaagcttctttctttttcaaggaGAAGATCAAGACTGCTAGATTAGCTCTCACAGATGTCACAACCGCACAGTT GATGACAGaagaagctacgagtggaaatcCATGGGCGCCAGACATGCCTACCTTGGGATCAATTTCAAAGGCTGCTTTTGAACTAGAAGATTATACAAGAATTGTAGAAATTCTGCACAAAAG ATTCCTGAAGTTTGAAAGAAAGAATTGGAGGGTCTCTTATAATTCCCTGATTGTAATTGAGCATTTGTTGACTCAAGGACCAGAGAGTGTTGCAGGAGAGTTTCGAAGTGACAAAGATGTTATAAGTGAAATGGAAAGCTTTCAGTATATAGATGAGAAAGG ATTTAATTGGGGCCTCACTGTTAGAAAAAAAGCTGAAAGAATATTGAAGCTGCTTGAGAAAGGCCCTCTTctcaaagaagaaagagaccGAGCTCGGAAGCTAACAAGAGGGATTCAAGGTTTTGGGAGCTTTAGCCATCAGCCATCTTCAGCAGAAAGTGTTCTAAGAGAATCACCATATTTCACAACATTTGGAAGGTCTAATTCTCAGTTCAACAGTCAAGAAAATCAGGAAAACCAGTTTTCAAACTCAAACAGAGGGTTGTGCAAAGAAGTTCAAAGATCACAGCAAAGCCATCAGGTTGTAATAATGCTTGAGTCTAGTAACAACATAGAGAATGAGAAATCTTTGGACAGTTTGTGCAATACCAAGGTGCTTGAGAAGGCTGAAACTCAGACTAGTTTCAAAGAAAATACGGCTCCTGACAAGGAAGAGTTGCACATATGGAACCCCACAGGGGAGTCTAACCCACTTCTGGATGATAAGAAAGATGAATCCAGGATTGAGATGTCCATGGAAGAAGATCATCCCTTCAATGAGACTCAGAATCAAACCACAGCCTCACTGCTTTTGAAGATTTGA